AGGCTATCGTGGGGCCACTCAGGCGTGCGTGCAACAGATGGAGGATACAGGTGCGCGGTGGGATCGGAGTCAAGTTGCTGGCAGCGGTCGGCGTCGTCATCTTCGGGTTGGCGGCCGTTGGCTTCATCGGCTGGCAGAACACAGTGACGTTCAGTCAGTCTGCGGCCGAGATCTACGAAGACGGCGTCGTTATGTCGATCCAGTTGGCGCGGATCCAGCGCGGACTCTATGAGCTGCGCCTGGGCGGCTCTGGCCAGGCGTATCACACCGCCAACGCCGAGAAGCGCGTTCAGATCCTCAAGGCTGACGAGGGCTGGCTGAAGCAGGTCGACGACAACATGTCGGCGCTGATGGCCGCCTCGTCCAGCCCCCGAGAGGCCGAGCAGATCAATGCCTGGCACGAGATCTATCCAACGTTCCTCGAGGCTCGCAAGCGGACCATCGCCCTGGTGGATGCTGGAAAGGATGCCGAAGCGAACACCCAGCGGACCGGCGAGACGGCCGCGCTTCTGCAGCAGGCGATCCTGGTGACCGAGAAGCTGCTCGAGATCCAGGACATCGAGAGTACCGCCGTCAATGCTGAGCTGGTCGAGACATCGGTCACGTCGAAGCTGCTGCTCTCCACGGCGATCCTGCTCTCGCTGATGCTGGGCGGGGGGCTGGCGCTCTACGTCACCCGCTCGATCACCTTGAGCGTCCGCGAGGTCACCGACGCCGTGCGCGGGTTGGCCGCCGGCGATATCGAGCAGGAAGTGACCTACCGTGCGCGCGACGAGCTGGGCGAGATGGCGGATGCTGTCCGCACGATGATCGTGCATCAGCGTGAGATGGCCAGGGCTGCACAGTCTATCGCGTCGGGCGATCTGACGACGGAGATCCACCCCGCCTCTGACCGCGATGTGCTCGGGCACGCCTTCGTCGAGATGATCGGCGGTCTGAACGGCTCGATCACGAACGTCAACGACGCTGCCGTGACGCTCACCTCCACGTCGCACCACCTGGGCCGGGTGGCTGACGAGGTCACCAACGTCGTGGAGCAGGTGGCGCAGGCCATCTCGCAGATCGCGACGAACGCCCAGGAGCAGGCGGTTGCCGCCGTTTCCAGCAACAAGTCGGTGGCGCGGCTGCGCGAGTCCGTGGAGCAGGTGTCACGCGGGGCAGCCGAGCAGACGCGCTCGGTGTCCGAGGCGTCGGTGACCACCGAGCGGATGGCGAACGGCGTCGAGCAGGTGGCGGCCAACGCGAAGTCGCTGGCGGCCGCCTCGCAGCAGACGCGGGCCTCGGCCGAGCAGGGCGCACAGGCCGTGCAGCGGACCGTCAGCGGGATGGCCGAGATCCACGCGGTCGTGTCGCAGGCGAGCGACCGGGTCGAAGACCTGGGGCGGCTGGGCGAGCGCATCGGGCTGGTGGTCGAGACCATCGACGACATCGCCGAGCAGACCAACCTCCTGGCCCTGAACGCCGCCATCGAGGCGGCCCGGGCTGGCGAGCACGGTCGCGGCTTCGCGGTGGTCGCCGACGAGGTCCGCAAGCTGGCCGAGCGCTCCCAGCGCGAGACCAAGGCGATCTCGGACCTGATCCGGGACGTGCAGTCCGGGACGCGCGAGGCCGTGACGGCGATGGCGCTGGGCACGTCGAAGGTGAACGAGGGCTCGGCGGAGGCCGATCAGGCGGGCCGCGCCCTGGACGAGATCCTGACGGCGATGGAGTCCACCGTCCAGCAGATCGAGGTGATCGCGGCGGCGGCGCAGGACATGGCGGGGCAGAGCCGGGCAGCCTCCGAGACGATGCAGGTGATCACGGCGACGGCCGAGGAGACGACGGCCGCCTCCGAGGCGATGATCGACGCGGCCCACGAGGTCGGCGAGTCGATCGGGTCGATCACGGCGAACTCGGCGCAGAACAGCGCGGCGACGGAGGAGGTCTCGGCGGCCGCCGAGGAGATGACGGCGCAGATCCAGCAGATGTCGGATCAGTCGCAGGCGCTGGCGCGGACGGCCGAGCAGCTCCAGGCGCTGGTGGCGCGGTTCACGCTGGAGGCCCAGGCGCTGGCCGGCCAGCCGGCGCTGCGGCGGCGGGCCGAGGATTGGGGCGCAGCCTCCGGGGCCAGCAAGGGCGCGCGCCGGGCGTCCTGACCCCTGCCCGCGCGTCCAGGCCACACACGACATCCGAAGACACCCAGAAAGAGGGG
This sequence is a window from Chloroflexota bacterium. Protein-coding genes within it:
- a CDS encoding methyl-accepting chemotaxis protein, whose translation is MRGGIGVKLLAAVGVVIFGLAAVGFIGWQNTVTFSQSAAEIYEDGVVMSIQLARIQRGLYELRLGGSGQAYHTANAEKRVQILKADEGWLKQVDDNMSALMAASSSPREAEQINAWHEIYPTFLEARKRTIALVDAGKDAEANTQRTGETAALLQQAILVTEKLLEIQDIESTAVNAELVETSVTSKLLLSTAILLSLMLGGGLALYVTRSITLSVREVTDAVRGLAAGDIEQEVTYRARDELGEMADAVRTMIVHQREMARAAQSIASGDLTTEIHPASDRDVLGHAFVEMIGGLNGSITNVNDAAVTLTSTSHHLGRVADEVTNVVEQVAQAISQIATNAQEQAVAAVSSNKSVARLRESVEQVSRGAAEQTRSVSEASVTTERMANGVEQVAANAKSLAAASQQTRASAEQGAQAVQRTVSGMAEIHAVVSQASDRVEDLGRLGERIGLVVETIDDIAEQTNLLALNAAIEAARAGEHGRGFAVVADEVRKLAERSQRETKAISDLIRDVQSGTREAVTAMALGTSKVNEGSAEADQAGRALDEILTAMESTVQQIEVIAAAAQDMAGQSRAASETMQVITATAEETTAASEAMIDAAHEVGESIGSITANSAQNSAATEEVSAAAEEMTAQIQQMSDQSQALARTAEQLQALVARFTLEAQALAGQPALRRRAEDWGAASGASKGARRAS